In Fusarium oxysporum f. sp. lycopersici 4287 chromosome 6, whole genome shotgun sequence, a single window of DNA contains:
- a CDS encoding hypothetical protein (At least one base has a quality score < 10) has translation MNDDWTAEPLVLNFEHLARSDVGLVGGKNSSLGEMVRALGPKGIPVPPGFATSSYAYWHYVDANNIRGKIDELVNEWQAGQQTLAEAGHAIRSLFLRGTWPADTAEAILSAYQDLCDKAQVDNLSVAVRSSATAEDLPDASFAGQQETYLNIQDRAISYRQIKEFSHASVALSIGVQQMVRSDIGGSGVMFSIDTESGFDKVVLINAAWGLGENVVQGTVNPDEYQSFKPLLSNKNLSPILSKKLGDKSIKMVYGDKCRPTRNVPTSRAEQAAYVLEDEEILQLSRWACLIEEHYGCPMDMEWARDGSSGKLFIVQARPETVQSRRDTAAFKTYKVGERGHILTTGLSIGDKAVAGRICLLNTVSDMDKFIDGSILVTEATDPDWVPVMKRAAAIITDQGGRTSHAAIVSRELGIPAVPLWRGECPISSLGLARMEFVVSNSIQVHPMALIHFEHLKDGEAKREIGKLTAGYASKPDYFVDKLASGLATLCSAVYPKPVIIRMSDFKTNEYARLIGGAEFELKEENPMIGFRGASRYYSPRYKEGFALECRAVKRVREEIGLTNAIVMIPFCRTIKEARKVLDVMEENGLKRGENGLKVYVMCEIPSNVILASSFTEHFDGFSIGSNDLAQLTLGVDRDSGELASLFNEQDEAVKWMIARAIEVARREGCKIGLCGEAPSNHPEFAKFLVDAGIDSISVSPDSFVQVMKHVVASEQGL, from the exons ATGAATGACGATTGGACTGCTGAACCTCTGGTTCTCAACTTTGAGCACCTGGCTCGAAGTGATGTCGGCCTAGTCGGCGGCAAGAATTCCTCCTTGGGCGAAATGGTTCGAGCCCTCGGACCCAAAGGGATTCCAGTGCCACCAGGCTTCGCGACATCCTCCTATGCCTACTGGCACTACGTCGATGCCAATAACATCCGCGGCAAAATCGATGAATTGGTCAATGAATGGCAGGCTGGTCAACAGACACTCGCCGAGGCAGGCCATGCCATACGTAGCTTGTTCCTACGTGGGACATGGCCAGCTGATACTGCAGAGGCCATTTTGTCAGCCTATCAAGACCTTTGTGATAAAGCTCAGGTTGATAATCTGAGTGTTGCAGTACGATCTAGCGCAACAGCTGAAGATCTTCCTGATGCGAGCTTCGCTGGACAGCAGGAGACGTACCTGAATATTCAAG ATCGAGCCATCAGCTATCGCCAAATCAAGGAGTTCAGCCATGCAAGCGTGGCTCTTTCCATTGGAGTACAACAAATGGTTCGCTCTGATATCGGTGGTTCGGGTGTCATGTTCTCTATAGATACCGAGAGCGGATTCGACAAAGTTGTTCTCATCAATGCTGCTTGGGGTCTTGGCGAGAACGTTGTTCAGGGCACGGTCAACCCGGATGAATACCAATCTTTCAAGCCTCTCTTGTCCAACAAGAATCTTTCACCAATTCTAAGCAAGAAACTTGGCGATAAGTCAATCAAAATGGTTTATGGGGATAAGTGCAGACCTACACGTAATGTCCCCACGTCCAGGGCTGAGCAAGCCGCTTATGTtctcgaggatgaagaaatTCTCCAGCTGTCACGATGGGCATGTCTCATTGAAGAGCATTATGGTTGCCCGATGGATATGGAGTGGGCCAGGGATGGCTCTTCGGGAAAGCTTTTCATCGTCCAGGCCAGACCCGAGACTGTGCAGTCTCGTCGTGACACAGCTGCCTTTAAAACCTACAAGGTTGGTGAACGTGGCCATATATTGACCACTGGACTATCCATTGGTGATAAAGCAGTTGCTGGGCGTATCTGCCTGCTCAATACGGTCTCGGACATGGATAAGTTTATCGATGGATCTATTTTGGTCACCGAGGCTACAGATCCTGACTGGGTGCCTGTCATGAAGCGCGCCGCCGCTATCATCACCGACCAAGGTGGGCGTACTTCTCATGCCGCCATTGTCAGTCGCGAACTAGGTATTCCAGCAGTC CCGCTATGGAGAGGAGAATGTCCGATCTCCTCCCTCGGACTTGCTCGTATGGAATTTGTCGTCAGCAATTCTATCCAAGTCCATCCTATGGCTCTTATTCACTTCGAACATCTCAAGGATGGAGAAGCCAAGAGAGAAATTGGCAAGTTGACGGCAGGCTATGCCTCCAAGCCTGATTACTTTGTTGACAAGTTGGCATCCGGCCTTGCAACTCTTTGTTCCGCTGTCTACCCTAAACCAGTCATCATCAGGATGAGCGATTTCAAGACCAACGAGTATGCTCGTCTGATAGGTGGTGCTGAGTTTGAACTGAAAGAGGAGAATCCCATGATTGGATTCCGCGGGGCCTCGCGCTATTACTCACCTCGCTACAAAGAGGGGTTCGCTCTGGAATGCCGGGCTGTCAAGAGGGTACGAGAGGAAATAGGTCTCACCAATGCCATCGTCATGATACCCTTCTGCCGAACAATCAAAGAAGCCCGAAAGGTGCTAGACGTTATGGAGGAGAACGGTCTAAAGCGAGGAGAGAATGGTCTTAAGGTCTATGTCATGTGCGAGATTCCATCCAATGTCATTCTGGCCTCGAGCTTCACTGAACACTTTGACGGTTTTTCCATTGGGTCTAATGACCTGGCACAGCTTACGCTCGGAGTAGACCGGGACTCTGGAGAGTTGGCGAGTTTGTTCAACGAGCAGGATGAGGCTGTTAAGTGGATGATCGCCAGAGCTATTGAAGTGGCTCGTCGGGAGGGATGCAAGATTGGGCTTTGCGGTGAGGCACCGAGCAATCATCCTGAGTTTGCTAAGTTCTTGGTTGATGCGGGAATCGATTCCATCTCTGTTAGTCCGGATAGTTTTGTTCAGGTTATGAAACACGTGGTGGCTAGTGAACAGGGCTTGTAA
- a CDS encoding hypothetical protein (At least one base has a quality score < 10), which yields MSEFGKKPFGQWQQLPTGFDAFGSNIHNSNHPVSSLGPRLSSSAPTFPPTTTGTGWLEHHSNTQGLTALSDPGRSNVTNHSDPTGFGGGFFGSSAKKKGFSTGISPSTAEFGSNAWTRFRTPTTSVFSAPSQSFGGWAWGIPATDTSKQPFSPFVESELGNRQKSSYQNLCFQGPYKNFSQEELRLADYALGHQYGLSFEFGGPNFGTDFGTSMQRSASDPPQTFGIGSQQSAFGTGFGAKPSGATGFGSATTTTSPFGQTKAGETFVWGQKSQGPDGQQQAQGSTSFAETQKPSSSQPATESIFRIDLSTAPNPFASAATQVSALSGPSSTGQRPWVTERYVTTQAGQLATQLPSTEMPVSRVQVPQSFGQQTQYGQTGTPYYQVPGRPSSDTRLIQQPLQDATRATIQPQLVTKIDEITAYGPPWLFLTTEEKQQQQDQGPLAVRRASKGKLRSQSVPAGLSFRSPRFAPRHFPPGSPRSGSRHGLYPPSYRVKRRPLSSDWMHPPHLGHELIRSPSRGGSDQRRTSEDTISTGGHRKGLNIVEKSLSQISKQLKTLEIDQDRGRDLLMSSSNRRGQKESITTALTGIADPGREGGAKSQTPGTTTETSEHTSSPPSPGNTLVISDHEADVEQNKPMKLQRPIPAGEYWIRPSKEDILAMDKDQRKRVTDLTIGRENVGVIRFKNPVDFTGIDLESLLGGLVILESRSATVYPDSFGLKPPPGEGFNVPASISLENSWPRKKTKGKNLSEEEVKRQVASHIERLKSVEGTRFESYNEEDGTWTFSVNHFSTYNHVIYNN from the exons ATGTCTGAATTTGGTAAGAAGCCTTTCGGGCAATGGCAACAGCTACCGACCGGCTTTGACGCATTCGGATCAAACATTCACAACTCCAATC ATCCCGTCAGTTCGCTTGGACCCCGGTTGTCCAGCTCGGCGCCCACATTCCCGCCCACAACAACCGGCACTGGCTGGCTTGAGCATCACAGTAACACACAAGGGTTAACTGCACTCAGCGATCCTGGCAGAAGTAATGTCACAAATCATTCCGACCCGACCGGGTTTGGGGGCGGGTTCTTCGGTTCAAgcgcaaagaagaagggcttCAGCACAGGAATAAGCCCAAGTACAGCCGAGTTTGGCTCAAATGCTTGGACAAGATTCAGGACCCCAACCACTTCCGTTTTCAGCGCTCCGAGTCAGTCTTTTGGTGGTTGGGCCTGGGGAATCCCTGCCACGGATACTTCAAAGCAGCCATTCTCCCCATTTGTTGAAAGTGAGCTAGGCAACAGGCAGAAGAGTTCCTATCAAAATCTTTGCTTCCAAGGTCCATACAAGAACTTCTCCCAGGAAGAGCTGAGGCTTGCAGATTACGCCCTCGGTCACCAGTACGGTCTATCATTTGAGTTCGGCGGCCCAAATTTTGGAACCGATTTTGGTACATCAATGCAGAGAAGTGCTTCTGATCCACCTCAGACATTTGGAATCGGCTCCCAACAGAGTGCGTTTGGCACTGGTTTTGGAGCCAAACCAAGTGGTGCAACTGGTTTTGGATCCgctaccaccaccacttCGCCCTTTGGACAGACTAAGGCCGGCGAAACCTTCGTCTGGGGTCAAAAGTCTCAGGGTCCAGAT GGTCAACAACAAGCACAAGGATCGACGTCCTTTGCTGAAACACAAAAGCCAAGCAGTAGCCAGCCGGCTACCGAGTCTATCTTTAGGATAGATTTGAGCACTGCTCCTAATCCATTTGCTTCGGCGGCTACCCAAGTATCCGCTCTTTCAGGGCCCTCAAGCACAGGTCAAAGACCTTGGGTTACTGAGAGGTACGTAACTACTCAGGCTGGGCAGCTGGCAACACAACTCCCTAGCACAGAGATGCCAGTTAGTCGAGTTCAAGTTCCTCAATCATTTGGTCAACAGACTCAGTATGGTCAAACTGGCACCCCTTATTACCAGGTTCCTGGAAGGCCTTCTAGTGACACAAGGCTCATTCAGCAACCATTACAAGATGCTACTCGCGCAACCATTCAACCACAGTTGGTCACGAAAATTGACGAAATTACGGCCTACGGACCACCTTGGTTATTCTTGACGACAGAGGAgaaacagcaacagcaggaCCAAGGCCCGCTGGCTGTGCGGCGGGCAAGCAAGGGTAAACTAAGAAGCCAATCCGTACCAGCTGGACTTTCTTTTAGAAGCCCTAGATTCGCACCTCGTCATTTCCCCCCAGGCTCTCCTAGGTCCGGCTCTCGTCACGGGTTGTATCCCCCGTCATACCGAGTCAAAAGAAGACCTCTGAGCTCCGACTGGATGCACCCCCCACACCTAGGCCATGAACTGATCAGGAGCCCGTCTAGAGGCGGCTCTGACCAACGTCGCACCAGCGAAGACACAATATCAACCGGCGGGCATAGAAAGGGCTTGAACATAGTCGAGAAATCCCTCTCACAGATCTCTAAGCAGCTAAAGACACTCGAAATTGATCAAGACCGAGGTCGAGATCTATTAATGAGTTCTTCTAACCGCAGGGGTCAAAAAGAGAGTATCACGACGGCATTAACTGGCATTGCCGACCCCGGTAGGGAAGGAGGGGCAAAGAGCCAAACGCCAGGCACTACAACTGAAACCAGCGAACATACTAGTAGTCCACCCAGCCCAGGTAACACTCTGGTAATATCCGATCACGAAGCGGATGTGGAACAAAACAAACCGATGAAATTACAGCGGCCGATTCCCGCCGGGGAGTACTGGATACGACCTTCAAAGGAAGACATTCTGGCTATGGACAAAGATCAGCGCAAAAGGGTGACGGACTTGACCATTGGCCGGGAGAACGTTGGTGTCATTCGCTTCAAAAATCCAGTTGACTTTACGGGCATTGATCTTGAGAGTTTGCTCGGTGGTCTTGTCATTCTTGAAAGTCGATCAGCAACGGTCTATCCCGACTCCTTTGGACTCAAGCCCCCTCCTGGTGAGGGCTTCAATGTTCCTGCTTCAATTTCCTTGGAAAATTCGTGGCCTCGAAAGAAGACAAAAGGAAAAAATCTGTCGGAGGAAGAGGTGAAGCGTCAAGTTGCGAGCCATATTGAGCGCCTGAAAAGCGTTGAGGGAACGAGGTTTGAGAGTTACAACGAGGAGGACGGAACCTGGACGTTTTCAGTCAATCATTTCTCGACCTACAATCACGTCATATACAATAATTAA
- a CDS encoding pyruvate decarboxylase: MSPFTVGDYLAERLVQIGIRHHFIVPGDYNLILRDKLEAHPSLTEIGCTNELNCSLAAEGYARANGIGVCIVTYSVGAFSTFNGIGSAYAERLPLILVSGAPNTNDVGQHLLHHTLSEYDTTYQLEMARKITCFAARVRQALNAPGIIDTAIRAALTQTKPVYIEVPVNLAGETCLRPGPITSLLTSAPCNQHALDVAVSKSCELIGTKHRCIILVGPLVRRAKAQDALLQLAEAIGCAVVIQPAAKGSFPEDHAQFAGMFWGQVSTLAADAIVNWADLLICIGTVFTDYSTVGWTALPSVPQLVVDMNNITVASKLYCSLIEMHDFLSRLAATVGWNDTTMIEYNRLRPDPSLGKPSRGPEKLTRKEIARQTQALLSLNPDTTVFADTGDSWFNGLKLSLPFGAEFEIEMQWGHPGWSIPASFGYTLARPQRQIIVMVGDGAFQMTAQEVSQMVRYRVPIIILLMNNRGYTIEVEIHDGLYNRVQNWDYGHLVEAFSCEDEGKIALGLEARTSEELSNGLERAVAHTDGPTLINCIIHQDDCSRELITWGHFVAAANVRGPKKD, translated from the coding sequence ATGTCGCCCTTCACCGTGGGTGATTATCTTGCTGAGAGGCTTGTCCAGATCGGAATCCGTCATCATTTCATTGTCCCAGGGGACTACAACCTAATTCTCCGCGACAAGCTTGAGGCTCATCCGTCCCTGACTGAAATAGGCTGCACGAATGAGCTCAACTGCTCTCTCGCCGCTGAAGGCTATGCTCGCGCGAATGGCATTGGTGTCTGTATCGTGACGTACAGCGTCGGCGCTTTCTCTACCTTCAATGGAATCGGCAGTGCCTACGCTGAGAGACTTCCTCTTATCCTTGTTAGTGGAGCGCCTAATACCAACGATGTGGGCCAACACCTACTCCATCACACTCTTAGTGAATATGACACGACATATCAGCTTGAGATGGCCAGAAAGATCACTTGTTTCGCGGCTCGTGTGCGTCAGGCATTGAACGCTCCTGGGATTATCGATACAGCTATCCGAGCTGCCCTCACACAAACGAAACCTGTTTACATAGAGGTTCCAGTTAACCTTGCGGGCGAGACCTGTCTTCGTCCTGGACCTATAACCTCGCTTCTTACATCAGCTCCATGCAACCAACACGCACTCGATGTTGCTGTATCCAAATCGTGCGAGCTTATTGGTACCAAACACAGGTGCATTATCCTTGTTGGGCCCCTGGTACGTAGGGCCAAAGCTCAGGATGCTCTCCTTCAATTGGCAGAGGCGATCGGATGTGCTGTCGTCATCCAACCAGCTGCCAAGGGCTCATTTCCTGAAGATCATGCACAGTTTGCTGGCATGTTTTGGGGTCAGGTCAGCACCCTAGCGGCTGACGCTATCGTAAATTGGGCTGATCTGCTTATTTGCATTGGCACTGTCTTCACCGACTACAGCACTGTTGGTTGGACAGCTTTACCAAGTGTCCCGcagcttgttgttgatatgaACAATATAACAGTGGCTTCCAAGCTCTACTGCAGCCTTATTGAAATGCACGACTTTCTGTCGAGACTAGCTGCGACAGTTGGCTGGAATGATACTACCATGATTGAGTATAACAGGTTACGTCCTGATCCATCTCTGGGAAAACCCTCACGTGGTCCTGAGAAGTTAACGAGAAAGGAGATTGCTCGACAAACGCAAGCCCTGCTGTCACTTAACCCTGATACTACGGTGTTTGCGGACACTGGTGACTCATGGTTTAACGGACTGAAGTTGAGTCTTCCATTTGGAGCTGAATTTGAGATTGAAATGCAATGGGGCCATCCTGGATGGTCTATTCCCGCATCATTCGGTTACACCCTTGCAAGGCCGCAACGACAGATTATCGTCATGGTTGGAGACGGTGCCTTCCAGATGACAGCCCAGGAAGTATCTCAAATGGTAAGATACAGAGTGCCTATCATTATACTCCTCATGAATAACCGAGGCTACACTATCGAGGTGGAAATTCACGATGGACTATATAATCGAGTTCAGAACTGGGATTATGGTCATTTAGTCGAGGCGTTTAGttgtgaggatgaaggaaAGATCGCGCTTGGTCTTGAAGCTCGCACTTCTGAGGAACTTTCGAATGGTTTGGAACGAGCCGTTGCGCATACTGATGGTCCAACGCTCATTAATTGTATTATCCATCAAGACGACTGTAGTCGGGAGTTGATTACTTGGGGGCATTTTGTAGCTGCTGCTAATGTTCGAGGGCCGAAGAAGGATTAG